One window of Papaver somniferum cultivar HN1 chromosome 9, ASM357369v1, whole genome shotgun sequence genomic DNA carries:
- the LOC113312715 gene encoding uncharacterized protein LOC113312715, with protein MMNDYFMHGTGYTARQFKQRLGMREDLFEKLLGKLLEVDPEMHQRPDATGTMGHSPPMKLVVVMKCLCKSTPADSVDDYTRIGATTIYMYLKRFCHTICMTFGERYLREPTPEDVQRLLQENVDRGFPGMLGSVDCMQWPWKNCPVAWQGTYRGKDKESSLGVAPPCNYFINGHHYNMVYFLADGIYPKLTTIVQAFSQTLDIPDYVRFNKYQMAKRKDVERAFGVLQGKFRIVGSPCKYWHQSDLNLIMKCCLILHNMIIEHERRDTDWGRVLSVPLSEPTINGRVFMSTLKNLELHLQLRDDLVKHIAARPGRGGHAGDVSSLEGSDMEYVDFSSLEGDYEDIDLDEEVVPGQNEDEAFVYYGYCNDQIPDDIEHAVKHVDRDEHVGDEYEHDGDDDSDD; from the exons atgatgaatgattattttaTGCATGGAACTGGTTATACCGCGAGACAATTCAAACAACGTCTAGGCATGAGGGAAGACTTATTCGAGAAATTGTTAGGAAAATTGCTTGAGGTTGATCCAGAAATGCATCAACGTCCAGATGCAACCGGTACTATGGGGCATTCTCCGCCtatgaaattagttgttgtgatgaaatgtttatgcaaaaGTACGCCAGCTGATAGTGTTGATGATTACACTCGTATCGGTGCAACTACAATATACATGTATCTAAAAAGATTTTGCCACACCATTTGTATGACTTTTGGAGAAAGATATTTGCGTGAACCCACTCCTGAAGATGTTCAGAGGTTGCTACAAGAGAATGTGGACCGAGGTTTTCCTGGAATGCTTGgtagtgttgattgtatgcaATGGCCATGGAAGAATTGTCCGGTAGCTTGGCAAGGAACTTACCGGGGTAAAGATAAAGAAAGTAGTTTG GGTGTAGCACCTCCATGCAATTATTTCATCAATGGTCACCACTACAATATGGTTTATTTCTTAGCCGATGGTATCTATCCAAAGTTGACTACAATTGTACAAGCTTTCTCTCAGACACTGGACATTCCTGACTATGTGAGATTCAACAAGTATCAAATGGctaaaagaaaggatgtcgagcGTGCTTTTGGAGTTCTCCAGGGTAAATTCAGAATTGTCGGATCTCCATGTAAGTATTGGCATCAATCAGACTTGAACCTAATTATGAAATGTTGTCTTATTTTACACAACATGATTATCGAGCATGAACGGCGGGATACGGATTGGGGCAGAGTTCTTTCTGTTCCGCTTTCGGAACCTACCATTAATGGCCGTGTATTTATGTCAACTCTGAAAAACCTAGAATTACACTTACAACTAAGAGATGATCTTGTCAAGCACATTGCTGCGCGTCCTGGTAGAGGAGGCCATGCAGGGGACGTGTCTAGTTTGGAGGGTTCAGATATGGAATACGTTGATTTTTCATCATTAGAAGGAGATTATGAAGATATAGACTTAGATGAAGAAGTAGTTCCTGGTCAAAACGAGGATGAAGCATTTGTTTATTATGGATATTGCAACGATCAAATTCCAGATGACATTGAACATGCAGTTAAACATGTAGATAGAGACGAACACGTGGGAGACGAATATGAACATGATGGAGATGACGATTCTGACGATTAG